One genomic segment of Arachis duranensis cultivar V14167 chromosome 4, aradu.V14167.gnm2.J7QH, whole genome shotgun sequence includes these proteins:
- the LOC107483304 gene encoding uncharacterized protein LOC107483304, which yields MSQLKHNFILFCIRAYQNSETPTFILLCRHHSCAAVTPFARAATVAPQIRVPEGCDLVAVGALAVAFGTSHVALVHRANLTSGQVLLVLGAAGGVGLAAVQIGKACGAIVIAVARVAEKVQILKTLGVDHVIPASIALVKAGDPLYVLLCCWLAAIGAGLLKTEEILERVARLQISNDIEFEEQNFIALMN from the exons ATGTCTCAGctg AAACacaattttatccttttctgCATTCGAGCGTATCAGAATTCAGAAACACCAACCTTCATTCTCCTCTGCCGGCATCACAGTTGCGCCGCCGTCACTCCGTTTGCTCGCGCCGCCACTGTCGCTCCTCAG atccGTGTGCCAGAAGGTTGTGATCTTGTTGCTGTTGGAGCACTTGCTGTGGCATTTGGCACTTCTCATGTAGCACTTGTGCATAGAGCTAATTTAACCTCTGGTCAG GTGTTGTTGGTTTTGGGTGCAGCAGGAGGTGTAGGGCTTGCAGCTGTTCAAATTGGAAAAGCGTGTGGTGCCATTGTCATTGCTGTTGCTAG GGTAGCTGAAAAGGTGCAGATTTTGAAGACTCTTGGTGTTGATCATGTCATCCCTGCTAGCATAGCTCTTGTTAAG GCAGGGGATCCTCTTTATGTTCTGTTGTGCTGTTGGCTAGCTGCAATTGGTGCTGGTCTTCTGAAAACTGAGGAGATTTTGGAAAGGGTGGCGAGGCTGCAAATCTCGAATGACATTGAATTTGAGGAGCAGAATTTTATTGCCTTGATGAATTAA